A stretch of DNA from Gimesia chilikensis:
GAACTGCTGGTCGGTCTGATCGGACCTGCATCAGCAATTCGCCCCTGGATTGCCGGCCTGAATCCTTTCCGGGCCCTGTATGAAATTCTGAATCCGCTCTCGCTGAATACTGGTCTTTCTCCGATCTCCGTGAGTGCCTGGCCTTCACTGATCAGCCTGGCTGTACTGGGCATCGCGTTGCGGGTGTTTACTGTTTTCCGGCTGCGTGTCTGGAATCCGTCCCGCTCGGTTTACAAAGCGACCCCCAAAGCAGAGAAAGAAGGGGAAGCGCAGGCCGAACAGCAACCAGTCATCGTTAAGGAAAAGTCACGTGCCATCTGGTCGAACCCGGTCATCTGGCGTGAGATCATGACGAAGGCCTACGGTCGCAAAGTGTTTGTGATCAAGCTGGCTTACTTTCTGCTGGCCGGTTTCCTGCTCTGGTCGGCGACCAGTTCCGAAGCGGCCGCGGAAGGAATGCTGTACCTTGGAGTGATTCCGCCTCAGGGGCTCGCGTTTGCCGGGATTGCCTGGTTGAGCCTGGTATTGGCGAATACGCAGGCGGTGACGTCGATCACCTCAGAAAAAGACAGTAAAACACTTGAACTGCTGCTGGTGACCGATATTTCGGCGAAGGAATTCGTGCTCGGTAAGCTGGGTGGTATTTTCTATAACAGTAAAGAACTGATCGTGGTGCCTGTGCTGATTCTGTGCTACCTCGTGGCTCAGGGTGCATTTTCGGTCGAAGGTTTCCTGTGTGCCCTGATCGGCTTCCTGGCGTTGATGATCTTCTCGATCGTGCTCGGCCTGCACATGGGATTGACCTATGACAACAGCCGTTCGGCTATCGGCGGCAGTCTGGGAACGATGTTCTTCCTGTTTATCGGGATCGGGATTTTCATGATCCTGCTGGTGCAGGCCCGCTCATCATTTGCCCTGCAGTTGCAGAGCTTCCTGGTGTTTATCGTCGTGGGAAGTGCCGCCCTGCATTCGGCTCTGACACATCGGAACCCGTCGCGGGCTCTGGCGATTTCCGCCTGGCTGCTTCCTTTCCTGACCTTTTATGCTATTACTTCGTTTTTACTGGGAGGCACACTGGGTGTGCTGGTGACAATTCTGTTTGCCTACGGTCTGCCCGTGCTTTCCATGTATATTCCCGCAGTATCTGAGTTCGATGTTGCCCTGGGAAAAACTACTTACGATAAAGGATAGAGCGGCCGTCCCGTTTCACGATGATCGCATTAATTGATACGATTGCAATCTGGTTTCCCGGAGCCTTGGCTCTGCTGGCTCTGATCTGTGCTTCCGGATTCTTTTCCGGTAGTGAGACTGCCATCTTCTATCTCTCCCGTGCTGAGCTTCGCCAGTTCAGCAAGGGAAAGTCCAGCGAACAGATTGTTGCTGCTCTGGCCGCCGATGCGGATCGCCTGTTGACGGCGGTTCTGTTCTGGAACCTGCTGATTAACCTGTCCTACTTTGCGGTCTCCGGTGTGATAGCCAAGGAATTAGCAGACGAGGGACAGCCTGCTGCAGCTGGATTTTTCACGGTGGGCAGCCTGCTGGCGATCATTCTGTTTGGAGAAGTGCTTCCCAAAAGTCTCTCGATTGTATTCCGCAAGAAAATTGCGATCATGGTCAGCTGGCCGCTGGCATTTTCGATACGCGTGCTGGATCCGGTGATCCCAATGTTACAGAATATCAGTCGTCTGATGCGGCGGACTTTCTGGCCGCATATTCAGAAAGAGTCATACCTGCATTCCGAGGACCTGGAACGTGCTGTCGATGCCTCGGGGGCGAGTGAGGAAGTGATTCGCCACGAGCGGCAGATCCTGCATAACATCCTGGACCTTTCGGAAATCCTCGTTGAAGAAGCGATGCGTCCCCGGGGGACCTATCTCACGTTCAAAATGCCTCTGCAACTGGAAGACCTGACCCGGATTACCCCCAATACCGATTACATCATCCTCCGCAAACAGGGGGTGGATTCAGAAGAGATCGATCGCATTATTTCCTTGTCCGAGTTGTCTTCGTTTTCTACTTCTTCGCTGAATAAAAAATCGAAGCGTGTCATTCATGTGCCCTGGTGTTCGAACCTGGCAGACGTCTACACCCGGTTTCAGGCAGAAGAGTGTAACTTTGCCTCGGTCGTTGACGAATACGGAGAGACGATCGGCATTGTCGCTTTTGATGATATCATCGATACCATTTTGTCTCCGGAACCGAGTCGGGCCAGGCGCATTTTACGCCGCGACCCGGTGCGTGAGGTCGAGTCGGGTGTGTACCATGTCGAGGGGATCACGACCCTGCGTTACCTCTGTCGCAAGCTGCAGCAGGAATATGAAATTGCCGATGACGGTCTGCTGACCGTAGCTGGCATGTTCCACGAAAAACTGGAACGCATTCCTGAAGTGGGCGATGTCTGCGACTGGCAAGGATATCAGCTGGAAGTAATCGAAGTCCGCAAGCTGGGGCACCTGGTGGCGGAACTCAAGCCTCAACCACCTGGTGATTCTGAAGAGGAAGAAGACTGACAGGCCCGGGGGGCCTGTGATTATTTCTTCCACATTCCCGACATCCAGTAGAACGCGATCGCTGGCACGGAGAGGGTGGAGAGCACCCAGGGCCAGGGCCAGGTCTGCGAGAAGACATAGTTTTTAAGTACAAACTGGTCGATCAGAATGGCGGCAATGAAAGCCCAGCCACTGAAGATGATCGAGAGCTGTTTCCTCTCCTTCAACTGCTCAGGTGCGAGTTGACTTCCACCCTTCGCGGGCTTCTTCTTTTCGGGCTTTTTGGCCGGCTTGGCAGCTTTGGCTGACTTTTTGGAAGTGGTCTCTTCGACTGCGACTTCTTCTTCCGCTTCGCTCTCTTCGGCGGCTGCGTAGTACTTTTTGATCCCCTCGTTGATCGAGCGGGGCATCGCGAGTACCCAGCGAGAGGGAACCTGGTATCGCATTCGCAGGTCATCTTCGAGTTCGTGAGTGGGCTGGTCGGCACAGGCAACCAGCAGCATATCATCGTCGATGAACAGCG
This window harbors:
- a CDS encoding CNNM domain-containing protein; translated protein: MIALIDTIAIWFPGALALLALICASGFFSGSETAIFYLSRAELRQFSKGKSSEQIVAALAADADRLLTAVLFWNLLINLSYFAVSGVIAKELADEGQPAAAGFFTVGSLLAIILFGEVLPKSLSIVFRKKIAIMVSWPLAFSIRVLDPVIPMLQNISRLMRRTFWPHIQKESYLHSEDLERAVDASGASEEVIRHERQILHNILDLSEILVEEAMRPRGTYLTFKMPLQLEDLTRITPNTDYIILRKQGVDSEEIDRIISLSELSSFSTSSLNKKSKRVIHVPWCSNLADVYTRFQAEECNFASVVDEYGETIGIVAFDDIIDTILSPEPSRARRILRRDPVREVESGVYHVEGITTLRYLCRKLQQEYEIADDGLLTVAGMFHEKLERIPEVGDVCDWQGYQLEVIEVRKLGHLVAELKPQPPGDSEEEED
- a CDS encoding ABC transporter permease, producing MFNNPIFIREALTSPRQIRHYLIRSGYVAAVFILIFTAGQTILGTQQIQTTTIGEFARLGNLIFQMISFLQLLLVMFFTLLFSAGSIAQEKDRGTLILLLMTELKDRELVSGKTQSSLLIVYVLLAASVPVCIFLHLLGGVELAQILWMELICLITVYATGSWAALVAFWREKTFQTLAISVLGMVVFLGIVELLVGLIGPASAIRPWIAGLNPFRALYEILNPLSLNTGLSPISVSAWPSLISLAVLGIALRVFTVFRLRVWNPSRSVYKATPKAEKEGEAQAEQQPVIVKEKSRAIWSNPVIWREIMTKAYGRKVFVIKLAYFLLAGFLLWSATSSEAAAEGMLYLGVIPPQGLAFAGIAWLSLVLANTQAVTSITSEKDSKTLELLLVTDISAKEFVLGKLGGIFYNSKELIVVPVLILCYLVAQGAFSVEGFLCALIGFLALMIFSIVLGLHMGLTYDNSRSAIGGSLGTMFFLFIGIGIFMILLVQARSSFALQLQSFLVFIVVGSAALHSALTHRNPSRALAISAWLLPFLTFYAITSFLLGGTLGVLVTILFAYGLPVLSMYIPAVSEFDVALGKTTYDKG